The Bradysia coprophila strain Holo2 chromosome IV, BU_Bcop_v1, whole genome shotgun sequence genome includes a region encoding these proteins:
- the LOC119066500 gene encoding uncharacterized protein LOC119066500, which yields MRTATATTTSSTTLTFPTTITMKWFYVFLVLMSLAIRTVCSCPSDVCVCKWKGGKQTVECGGGFLTSLPEGMDPGTQVLNFTGNSLQVLKSERFYKMDLTNLQKIYLCRNQLIRIHDKAFRGLSNLVELDLSDNMLTTIPTETFQDYTSLMRLSLSGNPIRELKTNSFRYLSFLTTLELSNCQIDKIENEAFLGMDNLEWLRLDGNRIGSIRGNNILPKSLHGINLHGNRWNCDCKMIDMHAWLTSYNIPQQVEDPKCMYPSRLTGEVIKFLKTDELACLPEITPTTLYIELTEGRNISLLCKITAIPEATISWWFQGQVLQNDSFVAPNLHLYYYIEEGVEDKRSELFIFNTRAEDNGTFSCVAENLAGKTQTNYTIRVILKEEPVPEQLTFPYEYFLIIIVGAGVSGFMIVLLICCLIIKCTRRAKRSNRRKESSKDSTIQLQNSKCSSIISDTHMPIPILKSNGSISSQQQDLMMFVSQNSMNHTNEGMPSSAQYCSPLSVRNYGEQNPDLINDAESVKARMKSELDDGASDHGSNGPGSIQGSHASCENGYHPVQPLMPQVIRDTPPRFNPLSTIPRGIIKDMYQHQVDVHLNPGCFLGQDGYPMDYRLHGMPIMPHVMQQSNNQVNYYRTLPHKPKNQSIANPGMRYSMEAEFLSRTPPPVFDGYAMRDMRYTAEGYPKAAKQVAFADQQFPSPPEGYKADGNMSQPLIVNTSNQQFTNNQWPQCLPGYHSQIVPIKTQVNDGQRSVRSGLMSPNSSNSTPSAGNSMSVTKRCVGAQTSDPQETIPEQQEDDEDDEETSTGDNGEVKLKHLSGPLADSPDEGYVGDSQEGSDI from the coding sequence ATGAGAacagcaacagcaacaacaacatcatcaACTACTTTAACATTTCCAACCACGATTACAATGAAGtggttttatgtttttctAGTCCTAATGAGTCTTGCAATTAGAACGGTCTGTAGTTGTCCATCTGATGTTTGTGTTTGCAAATGGAAGGGTGGCAAACAGACGGTAGAATGTGGCGGTGGGTTTTTAACCAGTCTGCCGGAGGGTATGGACCCCGGTACACAAGTGTTAAACTTTACGGGTAACAGTTTGCAAGTGCTGAAGAGTGAACGATTCTATAAAATGGATTTgacaaatttgcaaaagatTTATTTGTGCCGCAATCAGTTGATACGAATCCATGACAAGGCGTTTCGCGGCTTATCGAATTTGGTCGAATTGGACTTGTCCGATAATATGCTGACAACGATACCGACCGAAACGTTTCAAGACTACACATCGCTGATGCGACTGTCGTTGAGTGGTAATCCGATCAGAGAGCTGAAAACGAATTCATTTCGGTATCTGTCGTTTCTGACTACACTGGAGCTGAGCAATTGccaaattgataaaattgaaaacgaagCTTTCCTGGGCATGGACAATTTGGAATGGCTTCGGCTGGATGGTAATCGTATTGGAAGCATCAGAGGTAATAACATTTTGCCGAAATCACTTCACGGAATTAACTTGCATGGCAATCGATGGAATTGCGACTGTAAAATGATCGATATGCATGCTTGGTTAACAAGCTACAATATACCGCAACAGGTGGAAGATCCCAAATGTATGTATCCCAGTCGATTGACTGGTGAAGTAATCAAATTTCTAAAGACTGACGAGCTAGCTTGCTTACCTGAAATAACACCAACGACACTGTACATTGAACTGACCGAGGGCAGAAACATTTCTCTACTGTGTAAGATAACAGCCATTCCGGAGGCCACAATTTCCTGGTGGTTTCAAGGACAAGTACTACAAAACGACTCATTCGTTGCGCCGAACTTACACCTTTACTATTACATTGAAGAAGGTGTTGAGGACAAGCGCAGCGAgctattcatttttaacacCCGAGCGGAGGATAATGGAACATTTTCCTGTGTAGCCGAAAATTTGGCCGGGAAAACACAAACGAATTACACAATTCGGGTCATACTGAAGGAAGAGCCAGTGCCTGAGCAATTGACTTTTCCGTACGAATACTTTTTGATAATCATCGTCGGTGCGGGTGTGTCCGGTTTCATGATAGTTCTGCTAATTTGTTGTCTTATTATAAAGTGCACCAGACGCGCCAAACGATCGAACAGGCGAAAAGAGTCGTCGAAGGATTCAACGATTCAGCTACAAAACAGCAAATGTTCGTCGATCATCAGCGACACTCACATGCCAATTCCGATACTCAAATCAAACGGCAGCATATCGAGTCAGCAGCAAGATCTGATGATGTTTGTCAgtcaaaattcaatgaatcaCACAAATGAAGGTATGCCATCTTCGGCACAGTATTGCAGCCCGTTATCGGTTCGGAACTATGGCGAACAGAATCCAGACTTGATAAACGATGCCGAAAGTGTCAAGGCCAGAATGAAAAGCGAACTTGACGATGGTGCCAGCGATCATGGCTCTAATGGACCAGGAAGTATTCAGGGCAGTCATGCCAGTTGTGAAAATGGATATCATCCGGTTCAACCGCTTATGCCACAAGTCATAAGAGACACACCGCCTAGGTTTAATCCGTTATCAACGATTCCACGCGGAATCATAAAGGACATGTATCAGCACCAGGTGGACGTTCATCTCAATCCCGGCTGTTTTCTGGGCCAAGATGGATATCCAATGGATTACCGGTTACATGGAATGCCAATAATGCCGCACGTTATGCAACAATCAAACAATCAAGTGAACTACTACCGAACGTTACCGCATAAGCCAAAGAATCAATCAATCGCCAATCCAGGAATGCGATATTCAATGGAAGCAGAATTCTTATCACGAACACCTCCGCCAGTCTTTGATGGTTACGCAATGCGTGATATGCGGTATACAGCCGAAGGCTATCCAAAAGCAGCGAAACAAGTCGCATTCGCCGATCAACAATTTCCATCACCTCCAGAAGGTTACAAAGCCGACGGTAATATGTCACAACCGTTGATCGTAAACACATCCAATCAACAGTTCACCAACAATCAATGGCCTCAATGTTTACCCGGTTACCATTCGCAAATCGTTCCGATCAAAACACAGGTCAACGATGGCCAGCGATCGGTTCGCAGCGGTTTAATGTCGCCGAATTCGTCAAACAGCACACCGTCGGCGGGTAACAGTATGTCTGTGACGAAACGGTGTGTCGGTGCCCAAACTTCGGATCCACAGGAAACAATACCCGAACAGCAGGAAGACGACGAAGATGACGAAGAGACGAGCACTGGTGATAATGGTGAAGTTAAGTTAAAACATTTGTCAGGACCTTTGGCTGACAGTCCCGATGAGGGGTACGTAGGTGATAGCCAAGAAGGATCCGACATATGA